TGGTGATAATCCATATGTGCTGAAAATGTTCATATGGATGTTAGTAAGTGCGGTGCTTGGACTTTTTGGTGGAATTGGTTGTTCATATTATAGTTCCAAGGCAGCGATTCATTTTGCTTCTGATGTTCGCCAATCATTGTATGAGAAAATGATGACGTATTCAGCAAAGGAACGTGATAATTTCACAACAGGAAAGCTTATTACAATATTAACAAGTGATGTGGAAAGTATTCAACGCGCGTTTATGATGACGTTGCGTATTTTTGTGCGTGGGCCACTGCTCTTTATTGGTGCAGTTATAATTGTCTTTGTCACTGCTCGCGAGCTATTTTCCATACTACTGATTATTGTACCAATGTTAATCATAGCTATGTACTTTTTTACAAAGTATTCAGGTATGCTATATCGCAGAGTACAAGAGGCCATTGATGGTGTGAATACAAAGCTACAGGAAAATTTAGCAGGAATTCGTGTGATCAAAGCCTTTCGTCGTGAAACACAGCAAATTGAACAATTTAGTAAACATAATGATGCACTGACAAAGCGTTTTATTACAGCCGAGCAAATTGTTGGTGTGCTTGTACCCTTTACTATGTTTGTGGTCAACTTGGGCATTGTTGCAGCACTTTGGCTTGGGGCAATTAAAGTGGAGGCAGGAACATTACAGGTAGGCGTTATACTCGCTTTTATCAATTATTTAACAATCATCTTGAATGGCTTGATGTCTTCAAGCATGGTGCTAATGCAAATTGCCCGTGCAATCCCTTCTGGTGAACGCATCATAGATGTTTTAAATAAAGAGGTGACAGTGAAAGAAGCAGAAAATGCACTTGCTACTCCAATCCATGGTGCAATTGATTTTCAAAATGTCAGCTATCGTTATTATGAAACGGCTGAGGATGTCCTCAAAAACATTACCTTTTCCGTGAAGGCAGGACAAACAATTGGTCTCATTGGCAAAACGGGGAGTGGAAAATCCACGCTGGTAAAACTTTTACCTCGCTTATTCGACCCTACTAGTGGTGAAATACACTTGGATGGAAAGCCAATAAAGTCGTATGCATTGTCAACTTTACGTGAGCATATTGGCTTTACCTCTCAGAAAGCACTTCTGTTCTCAGGCAAGATTGAGAAAAATATCCGTGTAGGAAAGGAAAATGCAACAACGAAAGAAATACAAAAAGCATTGGATGCTGCGTGTGCTACTGAATTTGTAGAACGACTTGATAAAGGCATGGCCCATGAATTATCACAGGGAGCAACGAATCTTTCTGGTGGACAAAAGCAACGACTGGCCTTAAGCCGTGCGCTGATCAGGCAGCCAGCTATATTAGTGCTGGATGATACAACATCAGCATTGGATAGTGCCTCCGAAAAACATGTGCAACAAGCCATTCATGAACAATATCAAAATACCACAACATTTATCGTCGCCTCAAAAATCACTTCGATTCAGCAGACAGATGTCATTCTTGTATTAGAGGATGGCGAAATTGTTGGTCAGGGCACACATCAGGAATTATTACAGAATAATAAATCCTATCAAGCAATCTATGCTTCACAGCAAAAGGCTGGTGAACAATCATGAATCAAAGTCAACCAAAGCAAATGAATTTTGGACGTGGACCTCGTATGAGTGGTCCAGCTGAGAAGGCTAAAAATCAAAAGGTCACAATATACCGTGTATGGCAGTATGTGAAGCTGCAAAAAATAGGGCTTTATTTCTCTATATTTTTTGTCATCGCCTCAACATTTTTAAGCTTAGCAGGCCCATATATGATTGGACATATCGTTGATGACTATATTATGAAAAAGGACATTGCTGGAACGATTCGTCTTGGGATTGTCTTAGCTGTCATTTTTACAATCGCCTCTATTTTTACCTGGCTGCAAACATATGTCATGATTCATGTAGCGATGAAAACCATTCGCACACTGCGACTGGAATTATTTAAAAAACTTCAAACTCTCACACTAAGATTTTTTGATCAGCGTGCACTTGGTGATTTAATGAGCCGTGTCACAAATGATATTGATAATTTAAATACAGCCCTTGCACAAAGTGTGACCCAAATTGTTTCATCCATTTTAACAGTGATTGGTGTTAGCATTGCGATGTTTTCCCTTAGCTGGCAGTTAGCCATTGTCACATTAATTATTATTCCGCTTATTGTTTTCACGACAAAGCAAATTGTGAAACGTAGCAGTAAAAACTATGCAGCACGACAACGTGATTTAGGCAAACTTAATGGCTATATTGAGGAAATGATTACAGGAGCAGAAGTTGTCACACTTTTTGGAAAGGAACAGCAAACAATTGCCACATTCTATCAACAAAATGAAAATTTACGCAACTCGGCACAGCGAGCAGAAATTACATCAGGCCTACTTGGTCCAATTAATAACTTTATGAACAACCTAGGTCTAGCCGTTGTCATTGGAACAGGGGCATTTTTATCAGTGCAAGGGTTTGTTTCTGTCGGTGTCATTGCGGCATTTGTCACGTATACACGTCAATTTTTCCGTCCGTTAAATCAGCTATCCAATCTATTAAATACCTTTCAGTCAGCAATTGCAGGAGCAGAGCGTGTTTTTGAAATTTTAGATGAATCATCAGAGGTGGCAGATAAACCACAGGCTATTGATATCCAATCTTTAAAAGGAGATGTGATATTTCAACATGTGTCCTTTAGCTATTTACCAGGGAAGCCAGTCCTGAAAAATATAAGCTTTCATGCTAAAGCTGGTGACACTATAGCACTTGTTGGACCAACAGGATCAGGAAAAACGACTATTATCAATTTGCTTACACGTTTTTATGATGTGGATACGGGTGAAATTTTGATTGATGGCCAAAACATTGAGAGCTACAAAATGGCTACAATCCGTCAAAGAGTAGGAGTCGTATTGCAGGATACGTATTTATTTTCTGGGACTATTCGGGAAAATATTCGTTTTGGTAAGCTAGATGCGACAGACGCAGAGGTAGAGGAAGCGGCGAAAATAGCCAATGCTCATAATTTTATTAAATACTTACCGGCCCAATATGATACGCCAGTACATGCAGGAGGCGCAAATTTAAGTCAGGGACAACGTCAATTACTTGCTATTGCCCGGGCAATTTTGGAAAATGCAGATATTTTAATTTTGGATGAAGCGACATCAAGCGTCGATACGCAAACAGAGGTCGATATTCAAAAGGGCTTACAGCATTTGATGCAGGGGCGCACTAGCTTTGTCATTGCACACCGTTTAAAAACGATTGAGAGTGCCGATCAAATTCTCGTTATTCAACAGGGCGAAATTGTCGAGCAGGGCAATCATCAGCAGTTAATGCGACGTCAAGGTATCTATCATAACCTCCAACAAAAGCTTTTACTTGAGCAAGAAGAGTAAATCAATTCCGCCTACACACTGTACCCTATATTCAATCCATCTATCCAGAACAATAGTAAGAGAGGCTGGGACATAACTAGTTTCAATTCGTGAGAAATCCGACTTTGAATTCATTCAAAGTCGGATTTCTCTATCTTTTATGTTGTCTCCAAATAGCTTTTAGCTAATGGCTGTGAATTTTCTTAAATTCACGGCCATTAATGCGAGGCCCATCTCGTTTTCCACCTTCGATTTTCCTCGTACAGAAAATCGAGTGAAACGCAAATTAGCCTTCAAGAATCCAAAAACTGGTTCCACGTCAATTTTGCGTTGACGATAAAGGGTACTCGTTTTTTCTTCTGAAAGCTTTGCTCTCACATATTCTTTTTGTTGTTCCCACTTCTCATTCACCATTAACTTACGATTATTTCCTTCTTTTGCTTTTGTACATAATGAACGGAGGGGGCATCCGGAACAGTCTTCACATTCATATACCTTAAACTCACGCACGAAATCATACTTATCCGTTTTCGTGGTACGATATTTAAATTCAAGATGTTGTTGGTTTGGGCATGTGTATCGATCATTTTCTTTATCATAATCCCAGTTCGCTGTATTGAATTCGTTTTGCTTATACGTTTTCTTCTGTTCTTTTACATACATGGTGTACGTGATTAAAGCTTCTCGCTTACGATTCGAAAGGATATCATCATAATTTTGTTCACTGCCATATCCGGCATCTGCGACGATGTGTTTTGGTAGCTTAAAATAATGTTGTTCGATTTCATCTAAAAATGGGATTAATGTACGTGTATCCGCTGGGTTTGGAAAAATGCTGTAGGCAAGCGCATACTGACCTTCTGTTGTCACTTGTATGTTATAACCTGCCTTCAATTGACCATTTTTCATATAGTCATCTTTCATACGCATAAATGTCGCATCTGGGTCTGTTTTAGAATAACTATTTCGTTCGTCAAAGATTTCGAAGTCTCTTTGGTATTTTAGTTTGCGTTCAATATAGTCGATTAATTTTGCGGGCTTTCTTTGGGAATTTCCGTTCCGTTCTTAAAGCCTTTCGCTCTGCTACATCTGATGAGTCCTCAATTTTTCGATCATATTCAGCGATCACTTCATCTACTTTTTCGACCATTTGAGCGAGGTCTTCCAATGCTAATTCCTTTTCATTTTCCCGTTTAATTTCTGGGATGATTTCTTTTTCAAGTAGTTCATCGTATAACTGGTTAGACTTCTCAATTAGTCCGTTATGATATTTCTCAATCGACTTTTTCCACACGAATGTAAATTTGTTCGCATTTGCTTCAATCTTAGTTCCGTCGATAAAAATGGCTTCCTGATCAATTAATTCTTCCTGTACCAGCTGACAGCGGAATTGAACGAAGCATTGACGAATCAACTCCTTCACCTCTGATTGGACACGGAATCGGTTGATTGTTCGGTAGGTTGGTTCATTTCCTTGAGCTAACCACATCATCCGAAGACTATCTTTTAAAAGTCCTTCAATTTTGCGCCCTGAGAAGACAGATTGCGTGTAGGCACATAAGATAATTTTAAGCATCATGCGTGGATGGTAGGCAGGACAGCCCTCATTTCGAAGGAATGGTTCAAACGCTTCGGGCGGGATACTTTCGACTAAATGGTGGATATGGAAGGCAATATCATTCTTTTGTAACTTCACTTCTAAATCTAAAGGCAAAACTAGTTGATTCATGTTATAATCTTTAAACATAAGGATCCTTCTTTCTGTATAATTTTGTTGTGGTGACTTAATTTTATCAGAAGTGATCCTTATTTTTTTATGAAAAAAATTTAAAACCGGTGAAATTTTACTGATCGTAAAATTTCACCGGCTTTTTAGTTTAGAGGAGGGTTTTGTCCCAGCCTCTTTTTTCTACAAAAATTAATCAGAAATTTATTTTTACTGTGTATCCTTTCAAGTAACAATTGAAAGGAGAATTGTATGAAAAAAGTTAAGAAAATTCTATTCTATGTAGGAGTGATTCTTTTACTTGGTATAGTCGCTATTTGTGTGTATCATCAAATTCAGCTACATAGAGAAGCAGTTATTTTAAAGAATAAGGGCAAAATGGTTGAGGTTGATCACCATAGAATCAATGTTTATAATGAGGGGCGTGGTAATGATACCTATGTCTTTATGGCAGGCTCTGGCATTGCTGCTCCTATGTATGAGATGAAAGGGCTTTATAGCAAATTCTCACAGGAGCATAAAATTGCTGTTATCGAAAGAGCAGGCTATGGACTTAGTGATATTACAGATGATAACCGAGATATTGATACTATATTAGAGCAAACGAGAGCAGCTCTTCTACAAAGTGGCAATAAGCCTCCTTATGTTTTAGTTCCACATTCAATCTCGGGTGTTGAAGCTATCTATTGGGCACAAAAACACCCTGAAGAAATTAAGGGCATTATTGCACTTGATATTGGTTTGCCAGGTCAATATGTGAAGCATAAAATGGGACAAATGGATACATGGATGATAAAGGGTATCAATCTATTAACGAAAATAGGCCTGCATCGTCTAACACCCTCGAAAGTTTATAACCCACAGGTAATAAGGCAATCCTTTTTAACAGAGGAAGAAAAAGCTATTTATCAAGCGTTGTCCTATAAACAATTTTTTAATAATAATATGAAGAATGAGCTATTACAAGTCTACGAAAATAGTTTACAATCAGAAAAGTTGCCAAAGCCTCAGAATACACCGATATTATTTATTGATGCCATTGCAGAGGAAAATAAATATACAGAACAAAATCGCAAGGATTACAGAAATTTTGCTGAGCAAATAAACTTGGCAGATGTGAAAGAAGTAAGAGGTACCCATAGCATTTATTTATATAAACCAGATGAGATTTATCAACTTGCTATGACATTTATGGAAGAGAAAGTAGACAGCAAAGAAAGGTCGATAAAATGAAGGGTTTTACCATTTTAATAGTAGAGGATGATCAAATGATTGGTCATTTACTGCAAAAAATTATCCAACGTGAAGGCTATGAGGTAGTATGGAAAACAAGCGGTAAGGATATAGGGCGTATTATCCATCAAATTGATTTAGTGATCATGGATATTATGCTACCTGGAGAGGATGGCTATCAGCTGACAACGTTTATTAAAGGCTTAGGCTTACCTATTCCTATTATCTTTCTGTCAGCTCGAAATGACATTGAGAGTAAGCTAGAGGGATTAACAGTTGGAGAAGATTATATGACAAAGCCCTTTGAACCGAGAGAGCTTCTTTTACGAATGCAAAAAATGCTCAAGCAGCATTATGGTTCTTTGACACAAATTCAGCACCTCTTGATTAATACAGAGCAGCGTAAGGTATTTAAGCATAATATTCATGAGGAGATTGTTTTAACTGCCATTGAGCGTAAAATCTTCTTTTATTTATTTGACAACCGAGATAGAGTGTTATCGAAGGATCATTTTTTTGACTACCTATGGCCACTGGAGGATCGAAATCATAATATCATCAATGTCCATATTAAAAAAATTAGAGCAAAAATGGATGATCCTACAGGTACTATACTTCAAAATATTTATGGGGAAGGGTATCGTTTAAATACCTATATACGACAATGACATTAAAAACAAAATATCGCTTTCTATTATTTTCTGCTATTATCAGTGTTCCAATTGTATTATTAGGAATAAGTGTATTGATGTCCATACTCTATGAGTTTGCCTTTAAAGCGAAAAATCAGGACACTCCATTTCATGAATCCTTTGCCTACCCAATAATGCTAGTTGTGTTCTTTTTATCACTATGTGTGTTAGCCTTTTTATTTTCGAAATCAATTAATTCATTGCTTACGAAAATTAACATGCTCCATCAAGTAATTCGTGACTTAGCAAGTGATGAAAGAACACCCCATACATTAGAAGTTAACAGTGAGGATGAAATAGGACAGCTTATCCAATCGGTCAATATTTTAATTGAACGAACTACCTATCGGGAACTAGAATTGGAGCAACAACAACGATTGCAAAAGGAGCTTCTTCAAAAGCTAAGACACGATATCAATACACCACTCACAGCGATTCGATTACAATTATTTTATGTAGAAGATTCCCTAAAGGACCAGCCAGATTTGGTAGAGTCATTAAATGAGCAGATTCACTATATTGCGAACTTAACAAATGAATTATCGTTTCAATCCATTGATACAGTGGAAAGCTCTTATATTATAAAAGAGGAAGTAAGTCTGCCGAAATTATTGGAGACAATGATAGACAAATGGCGCTATTTATTTACCATTCATTCAATCGAATTAAGCTTTCAACTAAATGTATCAGAATTATTGTGGATGAGTAATGAATTATGGTTACAGCGTTTATTTGATAATGTGTTTCAAAATACCTTAAAACATTCCAAAGCCACAAAGCTTATGGTTGTCATTGATAATGGAATGATTAAGATGATAGATAATGGGATTGGCTTTGAAAAAAACCACAAACATTGCGGATTAGGGTTACAGATTATCGAGGATATCGCTATGGTTCTTCAGCTACACTACACACTGGAATCAAGCAAAGCAGGTACATCATTTTGCTTTACCTCAAAGATGGAGTAATAAAATGTTTAGAAAAAAACAATAAAAACAAACTCTAAATCGATAATGATTTATTGTAAATCGATAAAAGTGGTGCTACAATCAAACTTACAATAAATCCGTGATGAGGTGTATTTGTTGAAACGTGAAACACTCTTTTTAAAGATCGCTGTTTTTCTAATGGGATTGCCAGTTCTTTCCTTATGTATTTTAGTGGTGCCTCGAGTGGCAATAAAAGCAGCACAGCATTTTCCAAAAACAACTTTATTCGCTGTCATTGTTGTCTATGCAACGGCAATCGCTTATTTTGTCGCCCTGTATACGACTATAAAACTTTTAAGCTATAT
This genomic stretch from Lysinibacillus pakistanensis harbors:
- a CDS encoding ABC transporter ATP-binding protein, yielding MQAIKQLGRYLGPYKFFTLIAPLLMVLEVTMDLLQPTIMQHMIDTGIVNGDNPYVLKMFIWMLVSAVLGLFGGIGCSYYSSKAAIHFASDVRQSLYEKMMTYSAKERDNFTTGKLITILTSDVESIQRAFMMTLRIFVRGPLLFIGAVIIVFVTARELFSILLIIVPMLIIAMYFFTKYSGMLYRRVQEAIDGVNTKLQENLAGIRVIKAFRRETQQIEQFSKHNDALTKRFITAEQIVGVLVPFTMFVVNLGIVAALWLGAIKVEAGTLQVGVILAFINYLTIILNGLMSSSMVLMQIARAIPSGERIIDVLNKEVTVKEAENALATPIHGAIDFQNVSYRYYETAEDVLKNITFSVKAGQTIGLIGKTGSGKSTLVKLLPRLFDPTSGEIHLDGKPIKSYALSTLREHIGFTSQKALLFSGKIEKNIRVGKENATTKEIQKALDAACATEFVERLDKGMAHELSQGATNLSGGQKQRLALSRALIRQPAILVLDDTTSALDSASEKHVQQAIHEQYQNTTTFIVASKITSIQQTDVILVLEDGEIVGQGTHQELLQNNKSYQAIYASQQKAGEQS
- a CDS encoding ABC transporter ATP-binding protein, encoding MNQSQPKQMNFGRGPRMSGPAEKAKNQKVTIYRVWQYVKLQKIGLYFSIFFVIASTFLSLAGPYMIGHIVDDYIMKKDIAGTIRLGIVLAVIFTIASIFTWLQTYVMIHVAMKTIRTLRLELFKKLQTLTLRFFDQRALGDLMSRVTNDIDNLNTALAQSVTQIVSSILTVIGVSIAMFSLSWQLAIVTLIIIPLIVFTTKQIVKRSSKNYAARQRDLGKLNGYIEEMITGAEVVTLFGKEQQTIATFYQQNENLRNSAQRAEITSGLLGPINNFMNNLGLAVVIGTGAFLSVQGFVSVGVIAAFVTYTRQFFRPLNQLSNLLNTFQSAIAGAERVFEILDESSEVADKPQAIDIQSLKGDVIFQHVSFSYLPGKPVLKNISFHAKAGDTIALVGPTGSGKTTIINLLTRFYDVDTGEILIDGQNIESYKMATIRQRVGVVLQDTYLFSGTIRENIRFGKLDATDAEVEEAAKIANAHNFIKYLPAQYDTPVHAGGANLSQGQRQLLAIARAILENADILILDEATSSVDTQTEVDIQKGLQHLMQGRTSFVIAHRLKTIESADQILVIQQGEIVEQGNHQQLMRRQGIYHNLQQKLLLEQEE
- a CDS encoding alpha/beta fold hydrolase, translated to MKKVKKILFYVGVILLLGIVAICVYHQIQLHREAVILKNKGKMVEVDHHRINVYNEGRGNDTYVFMAGSGIAAPMYEMKGLYSKFSQEHKIAVIERAGYGLSDITDDNRDIDTILEQTRAALLQSGNKPPYVLVPHSISGVEAIYWAQKHPEEIKGIIALDIGLPGQYVKHKMGQMDTWMIKGINLLTKIGLHRLTPSKVYNPQVIRQSFLTEEEKAIYQALSYKQFFNNNMKNELLQVYENSLQSEKLPKPQNTPILFIDAIAEENKYTEQNRKDYRNFAEQINLADVKEVRGTHSIYLYKPDEIYQLAMTFMEEKVDSKERSIK
- a CDS encoding response regulator transcription factor, translating into MKGFTILIVEDDQMIGHLLQKIIQREGYEVVWKTSGKDIGRIIHQIDLVIMDIMLPGEDGYQLTTFIKGLGLPIPIIFLSARNDIESKLEGLTVGEDYMTKPFEPRELLLRMQKMLKQHYGSLTQIQHLLINTEQRKVFKHNIHEEIVLTAIERKIFFYLFDNRDRVLSKDHFFDYLWPLEDRNHNIINVHIKKIRAKMDDPTGTILQNIYGEGYRLNTYIRQ
- a CDS encoding sensor histidine kinase, which encodes MTLKTKYRFLLFSAIISVPIVLLGISVLMSILYEFAFKAKNQDTPFHESFAYPIMLVVFFLSLCVLAFLFSKSINSLLTKINMLHQVIRDLASDERTPHTLEVNSEDEIGQLIQSVNILIERTTYRELELEQQQRLQKELLQKLRHDINTPLTAIRLQLFYVEDSLKDQPDLVESLNEQIHYIANLTNELSFQSIDTVESSYIIKEEVSLPKLLETMIDKWRYLFTIHSIELSFQLNVSELLWMSNELWLQRLFDNVFQNTLKHSKATKLMVVIDNGMIKMIDNGIGFEKNHKHCGLGLQIIEDIAMVLQLHYTLESSKAGTSFCFTSKME